In the Advenella kashmirensis WT001 genome, one interval contains:
- a CDS encoding GntR family transcriptional regulator, with translation MASNNASNLQNNQDLVSEPVSLQPKVKLTDIAYQKLEQAITMLVLEPGCSVSEQQLCDLTEIGRTPVREAVQRLAREHLIIVLPQRGLFIPEINIRKQLKLLEVRREVERLVCRMSAKRCTEQERLAFVQLHQQFKESARQADVNQFLKADRMLNELTLKAARNEFAEGAMRLMHGLSRRFWYFYFKKSNDLQTMALLHADVAEAIGQQDADKAAQASDKLLDYIEFYTKESVTDFM, from the coding sequence ATGGCCTCAAATAACGCATCGAATTTACAGAATAATCAAGACCTTGTTTCGGAACCCGTTTCGCTTCAACCCAAAGTCAAACTGACCGATATTGCCTATCAAAAGCTTGAGCAGGCTATTACCATGCTGGTCCTGGAGCCGGGCTGTTCTGTCTCGGAACAGCAGTTGTGCGACTTGACGGAAATTGGACGCACGCCGGTACGGGAAGCGGTGCAGCGACTGGCGCGCGAGCATCTGATTATCGTTTTGCCGCAGCGTGGCTTGTTTATTCCCGAGATCAATATCCGCAAGCAGTTAAAGCTGCTCGAAGTGCGTCGGGAAGTTGAACGGCTTGTTTGCCGCATGTCGGCAAAGCGCTGCACGGAACAGGAGCGGCTTGCCTTTGTCCAGTTGCATCAGCAATTTAAGGAATCGGCCAGGCAGGCCGATGTAAACCAGTTCCTGAAAGCCGACAGAATGCTCAATGAATTGACCTTGAAGGCGGCCAGGAATGAATTTGCAGAAGGGGCCATGCGCCTGATGCATGGCTTGTCCCGTCGATTCTGGTATTTTTATTTCAAAAAATCGAATGACCTGCAAACCATGGCCTTGTTGCACGCCGATGTGGCTGAAGCCATCGGCCAGCAGGACGCGGATAAAGCTGCTCAGGCATCAGACAAATTGCTGGACTACATAGAGTTTTATACCAAGGAAAGCGTCACTGATTTTATGTAG
- a CDS encoding alpha/beta fold hydrolase — MDTLIHGSGPIKIIAIHGIQGTNRVWLPLAAQLAHQCTFILPNLPGRGAQRDCSEHDMTLESFANVIEDTVHKYINDGQPYCLAGWSMGVSVALAFVGQAQAKRPDKLMLLSGVPDISQVSWFTQTTQAQLLEEIGEREQRLQLQEAATHHAVMWTWQSIARCSLREQCALVDVPCLIMTGTRDEDSPLPLVSEFRQLLANPTFLTIDNAGHSILTKNTAAVSAGFSDFLNLE; from the coding sequence ATGGATACACTGATTCACGGCTCGGGCCCCATCAAAATTATCGCCATACACGGCATACAGGGGACCAACCGCGTCTGGCTGCCGCTGGCAGCCCAACTGGCCCACCAGTGCACTTTTATTTTGCCGAACCTGCCGGGAAGAGGCGCCCAGCGGGACTGCTCTGAACATGACATGACCCTTGAATCGTTTGCAAATGTGATTGAAGACACGGTACACAAGTATATCAATGATGGCCAGCCTTATTGCCTTGCCGGCTGGAGTATGGGCGTAAGCGTGGCCCTGGCCTTTGTCGGCCAGGCGCAGGCAAAACGGCCCGATAAACTGATGTTGCTGTCCGGGGTGCCCGATATCAGCCAGGTTTCCTGGTTTACGCAAACAACGCAAGCACAGTTGCTTGAGGAGATTGGCGAACGCGAACAGCGCCTGCAGCTGCAGGAAGCGGCCACGCATCATGCGGTTATGTGGACCTGGCAGTCCATTGCACGGTGCTCACTGCGCGAACAATGCGCGTTGGTGGATGTTCCCTGTCTGATTATGACTGGCACCCGGGATGAGGACTCTCCCTTGCCGTTGGTATCCGAGTTTCGCCAGCTGCTTGCAAACCCCACTTTTCTCACGATAGACAATGCGGGCCATTCGATTCTGACTAAGAACACCGCTGCCGTCTCAGCCGGATTTTCCGACTTTCTCAATCTGGAGTAA
- a CDS encoding iron-containing alcohol dehydrogenase — protein sequence MNFDDHLFFCAPSRLIIREGARHDLPALLAKLGYHSGILVTDSYFAEQTPWVSEYVQAAGKCGISTYVFSGGEPDPSTTLCDQATQHILAQTQDQTPDHVIALGGGSNMDLAKALTLTLRSKKPVAHYKDGIGNDEPLPFIAVPTTSGTASEVTPGAILIDPDNATKIALMDNRLRPFIALVDPQFTYTCPPRVTADAGIDALIHAMESYVTMDSNQFERNNNPDPGYSGRTHLSKMFARESMMLCARHLRQAYLNGADSQARIGMSYASVFAGLSYGSAGLNAVHGIAYSIAGLTHETHGRTNAVILPYVLYELRENRLQELKEIAAIFGITGQGHEHEHDTVLQLVRTLQTLVSELGIPNNLKDFGIKEADLPRLYADAMSVTRLRNAFAVPDTSASYLRIIANAWAGEFTDTPLAVLRHVQESQEACTSE from the coding sequence ATGAATTTTGACGACCATCTGTTTTTCTGCGCACCCTCTCGCCTGATCATCAGGGAAGGCGCCAGACATGATCTGCCTGCCCTGCTGGCCAAACTGGGCTATCACAGCGGCATACTCGTTACCGATAGCTATTTCGCAGAACAAACGCCATGGGTCAGCGAATATGTGCAGGCTGCCGGCAAATGCGGGATCAGCACTTACGTATTTAGCGGCGGTGAGCCTGATCCGTCCACAACACTGTGCGACCAGGCGACGCAGCACATTCTGGCCCAGACACAGGACCAGACGCCCGATCATGTGATCGCGCTGGGCGGCGGCAGCAATATGGATCTGGCCAAGGCGCTCACGCTGACGTTGCGCAGCAAAAAACCAGTAGCGCACTACAAGGACGGCATTGGCAACGATGAACCGCTGCCCTTTATCGCCGTGCCGACAACCTCGGGCACGGCCTCGGAAGTCACGCCAGGCGCCATTCTGATAGACCCCGACAACGCGACCAAGATCGCCTTGATGGATAATCGCTTGCGACCGTTTATTGCACTCGTCGATCCACAGTTCACCTATACCTGTCCGCCGCGCGTCACCGCCGACGCCGGCATCGATGCGTTGATCCACGCTATGGAATCCTATGTCACCATGGATTCGAATCAGTTTGAGCGCAACAACAATCCGGATCCAGGCTACAGTGGACGCACCCACTTGAGCAAGATGTTCGCCCGCGAATCCATGATGCTTTGCGCCCGCCACCTGCGACAGGCTTACCTGAATGGCGCCGACTCGCAGGCACGCATCGGCATGAGCTATGCCAGCGTGTTTGCAGGCCTGTCTTATGGCAGCGCAGGACTGAACGCGGTGCATGGCATCGCCTACAGTATTGCCGGTCTGACTCATGAAACACACGGCCGCACCAACGCCGTGATCCTTCCTTATGTTCTATATGAGTTGCGCGAAAACCGCTTGCAGGAACTCAAAGAAATTGCCGCGATTTTTGGCATAACCGGCCAGGGCCACGAGCACGAACACGATACTGTTTTACAACTGGTGCGGACACTTCAGACGCTGGTCAGCGAACTGGGTATTCCCAATAACCTGAAAGATTTTGGCATCAAAGAAGCCGATCTGCCGCGCCTGTACGCAGACGCAATGAGCGTGACCCGTCTGCGCAACGCATTTGCCGTTCCGGATACCTCTGCGTCGTACCTGCGCATTATTGCCAATGCATGGGCTGGCGAGTTTACCGACACGCCTCTCGCTGTTCTGCGGCATGTGCAGGAAAGCCAGGAGGCTTGCACTTCCGAATAA
- a CDS encoding MFS transporter encodes MASIPITPSDISGRMERLPMTSYQTKLFCIIATAWFFDSMDLGVMTFILGSIKAEFGLSIAQTGIVASASFLGMLIGAAVAGVLADRFGRKPVFQISMVFWGLGSLFCGLSTDVNMLIASRIVLGFGMGMEFPVGLSIVSEIVPSNRRGRYLAILEGFWPIGFICSGLLSYLLLEPIGWRGIFFVLAVPAVFVFYIRRHVPESPRWLSDSGQSEKADSVMTTMENHVRKTLNNKELPPIVSLPATATQSNSGNSFSELWKGEYGRRTLMLWILWFFALMGYYGLTSWLGALLQQAGYEVTKSVQYTVTISLAGIPGFIFASWIIEKIGRKPTCVLLLLGSAVSVYIYGHVASVKGDLQYLMMSGMFMQFCLFGMWSILYAYTPELYPTRIRATGAGFASSIGRLGSFVGPFAVGFLLPVTGQTGVFTLGAVSFVIAAAVVVLLGVETRGRALEDISG; translated from the coding sequence ATGGCATCAATACCTATTACGCCATCGGATATTTCAGGTCGTATGGAACGGCTACCGATGACAAGTTATCAAACCAAATTGTTCTGTATTATCGCGACCGCATGGTTCTTTGATTCGATGGATCTGGGCGTCATGACGTTTATTCTGGGGTCGATCAAAGCCGAGTTCGGTCTGAGCATTGCCCAGACCGGGATCGTGGCCAGCGCCAGTTTTCTTGGTATGCTGATCGGCGCTGCTGTCGCCGGCGTATTGGCCGATCGGTTCGGTCGCAAGCCCGTGTTCCAGATCAGTATGGTTTTCTGGGGACTGGGCAGCCTGTTCTGTGGCCTGTCGACCGACGTCAACATGCTGATTGCCAGTCGCATCGTGCTGGGTTTCGGCATGGGTATGGAATTTCCGGTAGGTCTGTCGATCGTTTCGGAAATTGTTCCCTCCAACCGTCGTGGCAGATATCTGGCCATCCTGGAAGGCTTCTGGCCTATCGGTTTCATCTGTTCTGGCCTGCTGAGCTATCTGCTGCTGGAACCCATCGGCTGGCGCGGTATTTTCTTTGTATTGGCGGTGCCTGCTGTGTTCGTTTTCTATATCCGTCGTCACGTTCCTGAATCGCCCCGCTGGCTGTCAGATTCAGGGCAAAGTGAAAAAGCCGACAGCGTCATGACCACCATGGAAAATCATGTGCGCAAAACACTTAACAATAAAGAGTTGCCGCCCATAGTCTCGCTGCCGGCCACTGCCACGCAGTCCAATTCAGGCAATAGCTTCTCTGAGTTGTGGAAGGGTGAATACGGACGCCGCACCCTGATGCTGTGGATACTGTGGTTTTTTGCACTAATGGGCTATTACGGCCTGACCAGCTGGCTTGGCGCGTTGCTACAGCAAGCCGGTTACGAAGTGACCAAATCCGTGCAGTACACCGTCACTATTTCACTGGCGGGCATTCCCGGCTTTATCTTCGCTTCCTGGATCATTGAGAAAATCGGCCGCAAGCCCACATGTGTTCTGCTGCTGCTGGGTAGTGCCGTTTCGGTATACATCTATGGGCATGTGGCAAGCGTAAAGGGTGACCTGCAATACCTGATGATGTCCGGCATGTTCATGCAATTCTGCCTTTTTGGCATGTGGTCCATTCTGTACGCCTATACCCCTGAGCTGTATCCCACACGCATCCGCGCCACCGGCGCCGGCTTTGCGTCATCCATTGGTCGACTGGGTTCGTTTGTGGGGCCCTTTGCCGTAGGCTTTCTGCT